The Staphylococcus sp. KG4-3 genome has a window encoding:
- a CDS encoding ABC transporter substrate-binding protein, translated as MKRTIVLFIALLLVLTGCGQSKSSYSKETKTFETKSGDKIKIPKNPKRIVVLTSNGGNFKDLGVTPVGIDADFPKSKYVNEKGSKRISSEDVESVAKLKPDLILTYDVNTKIKKYKKIAPTIPIKYTDYSYKEMHLAIGKILGKEQKAKDQIKDLENQLRQDGQAIEQKIGKNKTFTVMEIQPKQLSIFGENFGRGTPIIYQEYKFPFPKGAKDGLAKNGFKKVPYEKYNKYAADYVLIPTDSGKVETNDFTKSELWKNQKAYKNRHVYYYSKDNATYSNPSSLEKLSNHFKNILTKKPT; from the coding sequence ATGAAGAGAACTATCGTCTTATTTATAGCTTTATTACTTGTACTCACTGGATGTGGACAAAGCAAGTCATCATATTCAAAGGAAACAAAAACCTTTGAAACAAAATCAGGAGATAAAATTAAGATACCAAAAAATCCAAAACGTATCGTCGTATTAACCTCAAATGGAGGGAACTTCAAAGACCTTGGGGTAACACCTGTTGGTATCGACGCCGACTTTCCAAAATCAAAATATGTAAATGAAAAAGGCTCTAAACGTATTAGTTCAGAAGATGTAGAAAGCGTTGCAAAATTAAAACCCGATTTAATTTTAACTTACGATGTTAACACTAAAATCAAAAAGTATAAAAAGATAGCCCCGACTATTCCTATCAAATACACAGATTACTCATATAAAGAAATGCATTTAGCTATTGGTAAAATTTTAGGTAAAGAACAAAAAGCCAAAGATCAAATTAAAGATTTAGAAAATCAATTGCGCCAAGATGGACAAGCTATCGAACAAAAAATTGGTAAAAATAAAACATTTACGGTTATGGAAATTCAACCAAAACAATTGTCAATTTTCGGAGAAAACTTCGGTAGAGGAACACCAATCATTTACCAAGAATATAAGTTTCCTTTCCCGAAAGGAGCAAAAGATGGCTTAGCTAAAAATGGCTTTAAAAAGGTTCCGTATGAAAAATACAATAAATACGCCGCGGATTATGTTTTAATTCCAACTGATTCAGGTAAAGTCGAAACCAACGATTTCACAAAATCTGAATTATGGAAGAATCAAAAAGCTTATAAAAACAGACACGTTTATTATTATTCTAAAGATAATGCAACATATTCAAATCCATCTTCACTAGAAAAATTATCAAATCATTTCAAAAATATTTTAACAAAAAAACCCACCTAA